Part of the uncultured Desulfobacter sp. genome, AGCTGTAAGTGCAGGTACCGCAATTTAAACAGGAGAATCCGATCTGTTCCCAGAAATCCGCCTCGAACAGGTCGGTCGTTTTTTTCTCTTTCAATCCGTCTGTTGAGATTTTGGCCGTGATCTTTTCTTCCGCAGCGCACTTGCGGGATTTAACGTCAAATTCCGCATCCGCTGACCAACCTGCAGCCGCAGCCAGGTCTTCTCCTTTGGAGGTCAGAACCCTGGCAAAAAAGTCATCCCCTTCTTTGACCAGCAATAGATCCAGGCCCTCTTCGTTATAGGGGCCGCACCCGACGGATGTACAAAAACAGGTGCTTGCCGGTTCATCACAGGCATAGCCCACCAGGGTCGTATCTTCATAGGGTTCCACCCAGAACGGGTCTTTGTACTCCGGACTGTCGAAGTTACGGCGCACCAGTTTGAAGGATGCTGCATCACAGGGGCGAACACCCACAACGGCCCTTGGTTTTTTCCCGTTCAGTTCCACCTGCTTCATGATGTGATGATCCTCTTTGGATTCATCCAAGGTATAGGTGAACATGGTCTGGCTTTGGGGGTAAATTACAGACTTGACGGACAGTCTGGTGTTCCCGTTTTCCAGGACAGGGGTCTCACCGGCATTCAACTCTTTGAACTCAAGAGAATCTTTGTCCGGCATCGGTCCGAACAACCGGTAGCTTTCTTTGAGTTTTTCCAGCCCCTGTTCCCAATCTTTTTTTTCGATTTTTATAGTCTTCATAAGTAAATTGACCTTATCAAAAATATGTTTTGTTTAATCCCTTACCGTTTAGCTGCGATTCTATTTGATGAATGCATCCGGATCTTTGGGATTAAAGGCATCAAGGGGAGGACGCGCATCAAGTGTAAGACCCGCCCGCCAGTCGAACATCTCCTGGCAGTCCTTTTCCAGTTTCTTGGTGAATTCTCTCATATTGATACCCATGGGGCAGGCCCGTTCGCACGCACCGCAGTCGGTGCATCTTCCGGCACAATGATAGGCCCGCAGAAAGTGAAATGTCCGTGTATCGTTGGGATCATTTCCTTTACCGACCCATTGGGGTTTGGATTCATCCACAAAGCAGGTCGGGCAATAGCAAAGCGGACAGGCGTTGCGGCAGGCATAGCAGCGAATGCAATTGGACAGCAGATCGTCAAAATGCTGCCACTTATCATCCGTTGACATCTCTTCGATTTTGCGAACATCTGCGTATCTGTCCACATCGGTCAGTTCGGGGACTTCCGGTGCGACCAGTTCATCATAGATCACGGGATTGCGCTGGGCACAAACCGCACAGTTCTTCTGGAGAAGCTCTGCTTTACCAAAAGATTTTTCCTCGGTTTTACCTTTAACGACAACCGTGTCACCTTGTTCAACAACATCGACAACTTCAAAATCAACGATGTTGTGTACTTTTTTGCGATCAATCATTCCCGTACAGGGTACGCCAAGGATGACCAGCTGGTCCCGTTTAATTTTATTCTCAATAATGTGGGTGGTAATGTTACGTGAATCACACCCTTTGGCCACGACGGCAATTTTTTCCTTGCGGTCGGTCAAATAGGTGGTCAGGTTGATGCCGCAATTGCTGTCCCACACCAGGTTTTCAACGTCATCCGGGGTTTTGGCCATGTATGGCTCATTTGACATGGGCAATGTTCCCTTTTGGAAACCGATGACCATGTCCACTTTCTTTTCTTCCAGAAGCTTCAAGGACAACGCTCTGATTTTCTCTGTGTACTCTAACATGTTGGTTCCTCTATCCGGCTTTCTTTACAAATTTGTTTATAGGCCCCAGAGCCTTTACGGATTCAGTTACCGAGTTAACCACATCGATAAACTTACCGGCCTCTGCCGATGAGATCCATGAAAAATGAAGTCTGTCCCGTTCAATCCCCATGTGCTCCATCATGTTTGCCAGTAATACGAACTTCCGACGCGCAAAATAATTACCTTCCAGGTAATGGCAGTCTCCGGGGTGTCAGCCGGAGACCCAGATGCCGTCGGCACCCTTCATGAATGCGGAAAGTATAAATTTTGGAGACATCCTGCCGGAGCATGGAATTCTAACGACCCGGATATTTGAGGGATACTGCATCCGGCTTACCCCAGCCAGGTCAGCGGCCCCGTAACTGCACCAGTTGCAGAGAAACGCTATGATTTTTGGTTCCCAATCTGACATTGTCTATTTTCTCCTTCACTTATGGAAAGTTGGGGCAGCCAAAGCCATTTTATGGTATGGCCATGACCGCCCATTTTTATTTATTTATGAAGCGGGTTAAATCGCATCAATCATTGCAAATATCTGGTCATTGTCATAACCGTTGAGGCGGATCGCTCCTGACCGGCAGGAGGAGACACACAGTCCGCATCCTTTACACAGGGCGGAGTTGACCTCGGCCTTTCCGGCAAATCTTCCCTCTGCCATGAAAGAGGGGGCAGAGTAAGGACAAATTGATACACATGTCCCGCAGGCGCTGCACATCATCGGGTCAATTGCAGCCACCTCGCCGTTTGTGGTTACGGTACCCTGGGCCAGCAGTGCCACCGCCCTGGAGGCTGCCGCTTTACCCTGGGCCACGGCTTCATCAATGGGCTTGGGATAATGGGCAAGGCCTGACAGGAATACGCCGTCGGTGGCAAATTCCGAAGGTCCAAGTTTGGCGTGTCTTTCAATGAAGAAATCTTCATCGTTCATGGGGACCTTGAAAAATTGTGCCAATTGTTCTTCCTTATTGGGAACAATGGCCGTGGCCAGTGTCAGGAAGTCCGCTTCAATTTCCACGGGCATACCCAATACATGATCGGTTGTCTGGATTGTTACGCAATCTTCACCGACCGTAACAGTGGGTTTGTTGTCAACGGAATAGCGCATGAAAATAACACCCGCTTTTCTGGCTTCGATGTACTTTCTTTCCCGTTCACCGTAGGTCCTGATATCTCTGTAAAGGATAAAGACATTGGCGTCGGGGTTGCGTTTTTTGATTTCCAACGCACTTTCCACTGAATGGGTACAACATACCCGGGAACAATAGGGCCTCTCCGCTTCCCTGGAGCCCACGCACTGGATGAATACCGCACTCTCTACATCGTTCACCGTGGGATCATCGGTCTGCATTTTCCGATCCAGATCCAGGCTGGTGAGAACTCTGGGGCTTTCACCGTAGGCATACTCACTGGGTTTGTATTCCTGTGCACCCGTGGAGATGTTGGCAATGCCGTGTTCAACAACTTCATCTCCTCCTTTGGAAGAGATGACGGATTTAAAATTGCCCACAAATCCATTTACCTCTGAGATGGTACTGTCCAGGTGAACGTTGATGTTCTCTTCTGCCTCTACCTGGGCGACCATATCCTTGAGCATCTCCTGGACATCTTCGCCTTTCCATGTTTTATACAGATTGAGCGCCTGGCCACCCAGCCGGTCTTGTTTCTCAACCAGATGGGTATAGTAGCCCTGGCGTGCCAGACTCAAGGCTGTGGACATGCCCGCAATACCGCCGCCGACAACCAGCGCATGCTGATCCACGTCCAGTTTTGCCTCCTGCAGCGGGGCTTTCAGGCCGACCTTGGTCACGGACATGCGAACCAGTTCTTTGGCTTTTTCAGTGGCCAGGTCGGGATTGGATTTGTGAACCCAGGAGACATGGTTTCTGATGTTCACCATTTCAAACAGGTACTTGTTCAATCCGGCGTTGATCAGGGTTTCCTGGAACAGCGGCTCATGGGTTTTGGGGGTACAGGCCGCCACGACAATGCGGTTCAGGTTGTGTTCCTTGATAATCTCGGTCATCTTGGACTGGGTATCCTGGGAACAGGAGTAGAGATTGCTGTCCACATATTCAACAAAGGGAAGGGTTTTCACATATTCACTAACGGCAGGGACATCCACAACCCCGGCAATGTTCGCACCACAGTGGCAGATGAACGCACCGATTCTGGGGCGTTCGCCGATCACGTCAATTTCGGGAACCACTTCCTTGGTTTTTGTCAGTGTGTTCCGGGCCGAAACCAGGATTTCGCCTGCTGCCGTGGCAGCGGCACTGGCATCCACAACCGCCTGGGGAATATCTTTGGGGCCCTGGAATGCGCCGCACACAAAAACCCCCGGACGTGTTGTCTGCACAGGGTTCATGGATGTGGTCTCGGCAAAGTTGCCCGGTGTGAGGCCAATGTCGAATTTTGCCGCAAGTTCCAGCAGTTCCGGAGATGTCTCCAGGCCCACAGACAGAACGATCATGTCCATGGTATCGACGATCATCTGTCCGTCTTCGCTCACATAGCTGATTTCCAGGTCACCGGCATCTCCCACGGGCTTAATGGTATGGACGCGGGATCTGATGAACTTGACGCCGTGTTTGTCCCGGGCTTCGATGTAGTACTTTTCGAACTCTTTGCCGAATGTTCTCATGTCCATGTAGAAGATGGAGACATCCAGATCCGGATCATGCTCTTTGGCAATCACCGCTTCCTTGATGGCGTACATACAGCATACGGATGAACAGTGGGAATTGTCACACCGGTTGGTTTCACGTGATCCCACACATTGGAACCAGGCAATCTTCTTGGGTTCCTTATGGTCCGACGGACGGACCACATGGCCTTCGGTGGGGCCGGAAGCCGATAACAGGCGTTCAAACTGCAGTGATGTGACAACATTGGGATGGGTCCCGAATCCGTAAAAATCCAGTTTGCTTGGATCGTAGGGTGAGAAACCAGACGCAATGACAACGGAACCCACATTCAAGGGCACTTCACAATCTTTTTCCCTGTGGGTATCCAAGGTCATGGCGCCGGCACCGCACGCCTTGACACACTCCAGACACTCACAGCACACCATGCAGTTGATACATTTGTTGGCTTCCCGGAGGGCCTGCTCTTCGGTGAAGCCCAGTTCAACTTCGGTAAATCCTGATTTGCGCTGATCCATGGGGATACGCGCCATGTGGGACCGGTCAATCTTTTGGGCCTTTTTGGGGAGAGCGTTGAAATTCTGCTGGGGAATTTCAAGTTTTTCCCGGCCCGCCTTCATATCCTCGCCTTTCAAATAGCGAGAAATGGAAATGGCCGCTTCCCGGCCTGCACCAACGGCGGCAATGGCAATGGATGCGCCAGTCTGGGCATCACCGCCTGCAAAAACGCCTTCACGGGAGGTCTGGTAGGTGATGGGGTCTACGTCAAAATCACCCCATTTGTTGAGCTCGATGCCGTCTGTTTCCTTGAGGAAAGATGCGTCGGTTTTCTGACCGATGGCAGGGATCAACACGTCGGCCTCCACAATGAATTCACTGCCTTCAACGGGAACCGGTCTTCTTCTGCCGCTCTTGTCGGGTTCTCCCAGTTCCATTTGAATGCATTTGACGCCTGTCAGCTTGCCGTTTTCCGCAACGGCTTCAATGGGCGCTCTGAGGAACTGAATATCCACATCTTCTTCTTTGGCATCTTCAATCTCTTCATCACGGGCCGGCATTTCAGCTTCGGTTCTCCGGTAGAGCATGCTGACTTTGTCGGCACCCAGCCTGAGCGCTGTTCTGGCCGCATCAATGGCCACGTCACCACCGCCAACAATGGCCACGTTGCCTTTCACTTCTTTCATGTCACCCAGGGCGGCGTCTCTGAGGAATTTAACACCCGGAATCACACCTTCGACATCCTCTTCACCGGGGATGCCGAGTTTCATACTGTTGTGACAGCCAATGCCGAAGAAAATCGATTTAAAGCCGTCTTCTGTCAGGCTGTCCACCGTAATGTCTTTGCCCATGGCGGTGTTGTATTTGATCTCAACACCCAGTTTCTGGATCCATTGGATCTCTTTTTCAAGTACGGACGGCGGCAGTCTGTAATCCGGGATACCGACCCTTAACATACCGCCACCCACGGGCAGGGCTTCGAAAATGGTTACTTGAAAGCCTTCCAGGGCCAGAAAGTATGCCGCGGTGAGTCCGGCGGGACCTGCACCGATGATGGCCACTTTTTCCTCCCGGGGGGTGATTTCGGGCACCGCCAGGTCATTGATATCCACCTGGTCGGCGGCAAACCGCTTCAAGGTGCAGATAGACAAGGGTGAGTCCACCTCGCCTCTTCGACAGGCATCCTCACAGGGGTGCGGACAAATCCTGCCGATCACACCCGGCATGGGCAGTGTACGGGTGATGACCTCCATGGCCTCTTTATATTTGCCTTGGCCGATCATCGTCACGTATCCATGTGCATTTACGCTTCCGGGGCATGCGTTTGTACAAGGGGACTTGTCCTTTTTGCTGATTGAAAATGCGCCGGGCACTGCCTGGGCATAGGGTTTAAAAACAGCGGTTCTATTTCCCATGTCCTGCTCAAAGTCACTGGACAAGCTGACGGGACAAACTGATGAACAATCACCGCATCCCGTACATTTATCCACATCAATGTAACGGGCCTTCTGATTTAGGGTTACGGAGAAATTCCCTGCTTCTCCGGATATCTCTTTAACATCTGATAATGTATGTAGCTCAATGTTTAAGTGCCGGCCGACCTCGACCAGTTTGGGAGAGATAATTCACATTGCGCAGTCGTTGGTGGGGAATGTCTTATCCAGCTGAGACATTGCCCCCCCGATTGAGGGGCTTTTTTCCACCAAGTGGACATAGTATCCGGAGTCCGCCAAATCAATTGCAGATTGCATACCGGCGATACCGCCGCCCACAACCATCACCGAGCCAATTACATCTTGTGACATATTTAAATTCTCCTGTTGAGGTTCATGCTTTACAAAATGGTTCGTGTAAGAGAAAGCAATAGTAAGGCCAAAGAAATTCGGGAGTTTTAAAAACGTCCATTTTTGTGGCAGGAAAGATGAATAAGGTGCTGATCTTGGGGAAAAAAGAAAAAATAGAATAAAATTAGAGCTTATATAAATTGATACCCTGATTTTTTGGGATAAGCTTACTTTTGGGTCAAAATGACCCGACAAAAGGATACAGTTGGGTCAAATGGTAACAATTTTGATTGTAAAATAATGTAAAAAATCTTGTTTTTTCAGTAACATATTGGCTTGTTTTGATCTCAAAAGCAACCCTTAATTTGCTTTTAAAGTACTACAAAGTATCAGTTATTTGTCGCTTGTTGCGGTGCCGGAAAACTTAACCTATGAGCGGCAGTCTGAACCGGCACAAAAAATGAAAAAAGGTGGGATGCGTTCAGGTCCGGAAGGACCTACGGTCTGGTTTTCTTCGTATCAACTGGTGTCTATTGTGCTTCACTTTGCGTTTCGGGTGTCTGATCTATGAATTCCATATTTTGGTCTTTATTGTATTTGGGATGATATTTACCGTATGGTAAAGAGTGTAACGCGCTATAGTTGGCTTGGCGTGCATAGGGAACATAATCTGCAATGGCTGAATTAACTGCGGTGACAATGGCGCTTGCAATTAACCCCGCGATCCCCCCGCCTGCATTGCCTCCGGATAAATCAACGACAGTGGTACCGTTATACTTCCACAACTCCTCATTCGTACTTGTGGATTTTAAAACGCAATCAATTGATACGGTCAGATTGCCCGCAATGACGATATAACACAGGTCCCATTTTTTTATCGTCGTAAACAATACGGCATCCGCCCCGAAATATTCTTTAAATTTAACAAGGGGGATGTCCCGTAAAAGTTCCGAATCGTAGATGCCTTCCATCTTAAGTAGTTCGGTCGTCAATGGATAGGGGAAGGTATAATATCCCGTATACGCTAAAGGTTCCTGGATGGTTGTTGAATAATACTCTTTTGCGTCAGCCGCCGTGGATTCATTCATGGGAGGTAGGATGAGTATGGAAAGGGGCTGTTCCTCATACATGCTTGGAAATTCCTGCAGTTTTGTGGTGGTTTTAGGGACACAAGCGCATAGTGATACTATCAGCAATACTGACACGCCGGCCCAGAATTTATTTTTCAATTGATTCACCTTCATTATCTGATTGTCCCTGATTTGCTTCCGGGATTGAGGGGGGTGACTCAGAGCCGTCTCTTTTTTTGGCCATCTGTATCAGTCGTTTCATTAAAAGCTCTGATTCCGGATACTGTTTTGCCTCTGCCTGGAAAAAATAAACGGCCTCTTGGGGTTGATTCTTTTTTATGAGAATGAATCCTAATTCCGCATTAATGCCGGGGGGAACAGGCGTATTTTGTTTGCCCGATTCCGTGATGATTTTTTCCAATACCTGTTGGTGTGCGACCAGGGAGGCTTCATCGTGATTTTTTTCATAAGCATACAGTGTTTGAGAATAATCCCCAAAAACGTACATCTTTTTTTCGGCGCATCCAATCATGGACAGGCATAGGAAGCCCAAGATGGTTCCCCGTATTATTTTTGTCATGGTATCCTGATTTCCTTTGCTGAGCCGCTGCCTAACAGTATTTTTCTGTTTACCACTTCCGCCCCGTCTTTAACCACAATGACATGGTGCTTTCCCGAAGAAATTTCATATAGGGTGTTTTTTTTATTGCCCAGCACAAAAGATGCCGAATCATCAATGTGAACAACCGCACCAAGTGTATTGCCTGTGAAATTCAGATAACTGATTTTTTCCTTTTGTGTCACCGTTTCGTTGAGCCCGCATCCGCAAAAGACCAAAAGAACCATGACGCATAGTGTAAACAAAGTTTTATGGATCATTTTCATTTTTCCTGTATTTAATTTTCTTGAATATACAAACTGCTGAAGTCCCCGGAACGGATAAAAACGCTGAAATCTCCTTCAATAATTTTGCAAAATGAGACTTCGGTTTCCGGGCGGTCTCCTGCCGAGGAAACGGTTTGAATTTTCCCTACAGTCTTTCCAGGGAGTGTAATCATCATGTTCGTCTGGGGGTTTTTAACCTTTTTCCCCTCTTTTATTACGTTAAAAATGTCTCCCGCTTTTATTTTTTGGGACGGCCCGCCGCTGATAATCAGTAAGTTCTCCTCGGCACCCAGAATGTAGGACCTCCATGGCCGATCAAGCAGATTCTCAATAATATTTGAAGATAGGTTTGTAATGGCCGCATCAAGCGCCTTGTCGTTGATGGATGAATCATATCCGGCTCTTTCGCCGACGCCGAAAACCGACCCTGATTCCGTGGACGCTTCGCCTTCACCTTCTTCAGAATAAATGATTTTTCCCGTCCTTACGTCGATCAAACGGATATGAACCTTGGCAAAGGCGACTTGCCGCCTGGTTCGGCTGAAAATACCCACCTTGCCCTGGTCTTTTCTGCCAAATTCAGTCACGGACCCGATGATCAGATAGTCGGCCATATTTTTCAGCGGCCCCATCTCTTCCATCTGTAATTCTTTTGTGATTTTATCCAAGTCGGCCCGTTCAATGAGTATAAATTTGTCGGTTTCAACGAGTTTTGAAGATAGGATATCAACCGCTTGTTTGCCGATACGATCATTTTTATCATCCAAGAAAAAGCTCTGACCGTATTTTGTTTCGTTTGAAAATCTTGCTATCGCCACTTTTCTTTTTAAACGTGTTTTATCGTTGACGGCGTTTGTTTCCTGCTTGATTGTTGGGCTGACTTTGGGGGCCTCTTTAACCTTTTTTATTTTCGTTTTCTCAACCGTGGCACAAGATGAAAACAAAACCACTGTTGTGAGGATTATACATAGAATCGGCCATCTCTTTTTCATTAAAAGTCACCTTTCGTAAAAAGTTGATCAATATCAAACTATGTTCGTCTGCTTTGTGATAATTTTAAGAGGGCATATCACAGCAATTTTTTTAATTCAATCTCTGCCGTTAATTAAAAACTATTTGAAGGCAGTCATAGCGATGTTTAGGAGGCGCTGTCGAGTTTTAAGCACCCACCACGTAAAAACATATCCTTGACTTAATATGAAAATTGTATAGATTAAAATTAAATTTAATTCATATTAAAAGGTGTGAAATCGTATTATGAAGATCAGTCAGGAACAAAAAAAAGAGAATCGGTTAAAGTTGATCCGGGCCATGACGGATCTTGTGATTGAAAGCAAAGGCCCGGTGACCATGCGGGAGATCGCCCGCAGGGCAGGTGTTGCCGACGCCACGATTTACAACTACTTTCCGACCAAAGAAGCTATCTTTTTCGCCTACTATGAGGATCATGTCGCCGAGGTCATTGATCAACTGATGGCCATGGAGGCATTTCACACCTTCAGCCTCCAGGAGCAGCTTCAGACATTGTTTGACACAAGTCTTCGCCTGTACCTGCCGGACCGGGAATTTGTGGCGGTCACCTTTAAAAAAGTCTGGCTGGCCGGAAGTGGTGATTTTACCCGCTTTAAAAAGGTCAGAGCCGCTCTGCTGGCTGCCGTCAATGATATTCTCGGTGCGGCTGAGGAGGCCGGGGAGATTCCGGGGCAGGTGCTTCAGGAGCTGACCGGGCAGTTTTTCGCTGATGCATATATTGCCATTGTCCTGTACTGGGTGGCCGATGTGTCTGACAGATTCAAAAATACGGATGTGCTGATGGACCAGGGGCTGGATCTGGCCTGCGCCCTTTTGAAAGCCGGTGTCGCCAATAAGTTGTTTGATCTGGCCGTTTTCTTGTTCAAGCAACATGTCCTGACCCGCATGAGTCGGTTTTCCCCCATTGAAAAATTCGACATCAAACCCAAACGACGATTCATGGGAGGTCACAATGATGAATAGCACCCCCACCACAAAGCTTGACCGTGTAATGGCCGGCGGGAAGACCGCAGCCAGAACAGGTGGGGCCTTGCTTGGTTATTACGTGAAACGTCCCTTTTTATCTTCACATAAACGGCAGGCCGAAAAGATAAAAGCCCAGCAGAGCAGCGCCCGATCACTTTTTTTCGGCTTGACCCTGCTCAAAGGCACCGCCCTGAAAGTGGCCCAGCAGCTCAGTCTGGAAACGGATATGCTGCCCGAAGCGGTCTGCCGGGAGTTGTCCCGGGCGTACCACCAGGTGCCGCCCATCAATAAAGCCCTGGTCAGAAAAGCTGTTCAAAATGAATTGGGTGCTGCCCCGGAAACGCTGTTTAAATCCTTTGATCTGGAGGCGTTTGCTGCGGCCAGTCTCGGTCAGGTTCACCGGGCAACAGATAGGGATGGTCGGTGTCTGGCTGTTAAGATTCAATATCCGGGGATTGCCGAGACCATTGAAAATGACATGGCCCTGGTACGTCAGATGCTCCGCCCGCTGGTGCCGGGTCATCAATTAATGCCGGCCCTTGCGGAAGTTACGGCCCGACTGAAGGAGGAGGTCGATTATCTTCAGGAGGCGGATAATATCACCTGTTTTAAAAAACGGCTGAACGTGGAAGGGGTTTGCCTGCCCGATGTCCACCGGGATCTGACGACCCGGTCGGTATTGAGTTTGACCCATCTGTCGGGCGTACCGCTGGATGTCTGGCTGTCCGGCGGTCCAACCCAAAAGGCCAGGCAGATTGTCGCCCGGCGGCTCAATGACATTTTTCTTTCAGCATTGTACCAATGCCGTGTGATCCACGCCGATCCCAATCCGGGTAATTTTATCATAGATGATGAGCTGAACGTGGGCTTGGTGGATTTTGGCTGCGTCAAACATCTGAGTCCTGAATTTATCGAGCAGTACCGACAACTTGTGATATCGGCTGCCCATGACGATAAATCCGCCCACTATCAAGCCATGGTTGATGTCGGGATGCTGCCGCAAAAGCTGGATAAGGAGACAGAGTATAAGCTCAGGGCGGTGTCCGATGAGATCTGCAGTTGGTTCGGTGCCCTCTACAAGACAGAGCTGTTTGACTTCAAGGCCCGGCCGGAGTTTATGGCCCAGGGCAAAGCGGTAATGCAGCGGTCCCAGCATCTCCACCGCCACATCAACGTTAACCCCGACTTTATTTTTCTGGAGCGCACCCGTTACGGTCTGTTCCGTCTTTTCGATCAGATGGCGGTAAAGATATCGTTCAGAAATTCATATGAATGGTAACCGATTGAATACATATGTTTTTTTGAATCGTCATGTTAAATAAGAGGAGATTTTTATGGACACAGCACTTCAAATCCACTGGCCGGAAATCATGGGCCATTTTGAACAAAGCATTCGATCCAGCCGGTTTTACACCTTTGCCACTACCACCCCGGAAGGGGAACCGCACATGGCTCCCTATGCCTCTTTAATTCTCAACGATGATTGTACCGGATACTACAGCGACGCGTTCCCCGACAAAACCAGCCGCAACCTCAGGGCAAACCCGAACGTCTGTATCAGTGCCGTCCGTATGGGCTTTGGGTTCTGGTTCAAAGCCCTGCTCTCGGGCGGTTTTCCGTGCTGGCCCTGCATCCGGCTGTACGGTACGGTCGGCCCGTCCCGGAAAGCTGAGCCCGGCGAGATTGATCGCTGGCGGCGACACATGAAACCCTACCGATGGATGAAGGGCTACAAACTGCTCTGGGCGGATATCCGGACCGTCCGGGATATCCGGTTCCAACGATTTGAGCCTATTCAACTTGGGCGAATGCCCATCGCATCAAATAATCGACTATAGTTTTTAGATGAAAGTGCAGGCACGTTGCTGATTAGACCTTAATGGGCTCGGAATTATTCAAACCGGGAATTTACGACACGAAAAAGGTCGGAATACCGTTTAGAATAACAAAGTCGAAACCAGTTTTATCAACGAACATTTTGTGAGACTCAATAAATAGGTTTGCCATGTTTCTAAAGCAAGAACACACCGAGCCTTACTTATGCCATTTTTCACCTTTCTGAAATCATTGGCAGAGTTTGATCATACCATTAGTGCTTGCCCGGGACTCCACAATAAACTCAAATAACGTTCCATTGGTTTACTGTTTGTTTACTTCATACTAAAATCAACTGGAGTATCAGTTGGTGTGATTGCTCTAAAAATATTTGGCAATAGGATTTGGCATTAATATATCAAAATTTGTTTTTATTAACCGGGGAACCGCTATCCGAAATCCTCATTAACACCTCTAATGTGGCAAGGAAACCGCCCATAGGAGTTAAGCAAATGGTCTTAATGGATGATTAATGGTTGCCAATAGCCAACACCCTGGTGTTAGCAATGACACCATTAATCGTGGATAGATAGGTATAGGATGCTATTGCCCCAACGAAGTCGACTATAGAAGTTCAAAAAAGATGGGATAGGTGGACGACATGCTTTCTGACCGTATGGTGGCGAATCCAGCGCGCTTCAAAAATGCCGAGAGCAGCACAATCAAACGGCGTGGACCCCGGGTTCAGTTCATCCCAGTGCCATATCGTACGTTAAAACACCTGAAGCAACACTTAAGGCCACCCTACAAAACTGGCCGATAATTCAACAGAGAGGATTAAGATGCAGATTAAAAATATTATTATCCGAAATTTCCGAAGGTACGATGATGTGACCTTTTTTTTTCACCAGAATTTCAATGTATTAATCGGAAATAATGGCAAAGGTAAGACCACGATTCTTGATGCTTTGGCAATTATGTTGAACACATATTTTCAAGGTTCCGGGATTCAAACAGGAGGAGGTAGCATAAAAAAAGATGACGCTCGCCTTCTTGTTAGAGAGAAAGAAGGACAGGTCTTCCGCGAATTTCAGTCCGAAGTCTGGCTAAAAGCCTCTGCACAAATAGACGGTCAAATTTGGGAATGGAGACGCAATAAAGGTGATCGAGGAGGTGAAGCCAAAGATTTCGTCAATTTAGGCGCAGTGGCCAGAGAGAAAGTCAAGCAAGGCAATGACCCCAATATGCCACTTCTTTTGTATTACGGTGCAGGACGCTTATGGGACATTCATCGCAATATCCAAACAGAGAAACCT contains:
- a CDS encoding FAD-dependent oxidoreductase, translated to MSQDVIGSVMVVGGGIAGMQSAIDLADSGYYVHLVEKSPSIGGAMSQLDKTFPTNDCAMUIISPKLVEVGRHLNIELHTLSDVKEISGEAGNFSVTLNQKARYIDVDKCTGCGDCSSVCPVSLSSDFEQDMGNRTAVFKPYAQAVPGAFSISKKDKSPCTNACPGSVNAHGYVTMIGQGKYKEAMEVITRTLPMPGVIGRICPHPCEDACRRGEVDSPLSICTLKRFAADQVDINDLAVPEITPREEKVAIIGAGPAGLTAAYFLALEGFQVTIFEALPVGGGMLRVGIPDYRLPPSVLEKEIQWIQKLGVEIKYNTAMGKDITVDSLTEDGFKSIFFGIGCHNSMKLGIPGEEDVEGVIPGVKFLRDAALGDMKEVKGNVAIVGGGDVAIDAARTALRLGADKVSMLYRRTEAEMPARDEEIEDAKEEDVDIQFLRAPIEAVAENGKLTGVKCIQMELGEPDKSGRRRPVPVEGSEFIVEADVLIPAIGQKTDASFLKETDGIELNKWGDFDVDPITYQTSREGVFAGGDAQTGASIAIAAVGAGREAAISISRYLKGEDMKAGREKLEIPQQNFNALPKKAQKIDRSHMARIPMDQRKSGFTEVELGFTEEQALREANKCINCMVCCECLECVKACGAGAMTLDTHREKDCEVPLNVGSVVIASGFSPYDPSKLDFYGFGTHPNVVTSLQFERLLSASGPTEGHVVRPSDHKEPKKIAWFQCVGSRETNRCDNSHCSSVCCMYAIKEAVIAKEHDPDLDVSIFYMDMRTFGKEFEKYYIEARDKHGVKFIRSRVHTIKPVGDAGDLEISYVSEDGQMIVDTMDMIVLSVGLETSPELLELAAKFDIGLTPGNFAETTSMNPVQTTRPGVFVCGAFQGPKDIPQAVVDASAAATAAGEILVSARNTLTKTKEVVPEIDVIGERPRIGAFICHCGANIAGVVDVPAVSEYVKTLPFVEYVDSNLYSCSQDTQSKMTEIIKEHNLNRIVVAACTPKTHEPLFQETLINAGLNKYLFEMVNIRNHVSWVHKSNPDLATEKAKELVRMSVTKVGLKAPLQEAKLDVDQHALVVGGGIAGMSTALSLARQGYYTHLVEKQDRLGGQALNLYKTWKGEDVQEMLKDMVAQVEAEENINVHLDSTISEVNGFVGNFKSVISSKGGDEVVEHGIANISTGAQEYKPSEYAYGESPRVLTSLDLDRKMQTDDPTVNDVESAVFIQCVGSREAERPYCSRVCCTHSVESALEIKKRNPDANVFILYRDIRTYGERERKYIEARKAGVIFMRYSVDNKPTVTVGEDCVTIQTTDHVLGMPVEIEADFLTLATAIVPNKEEQLAQFFKVPMNDEDFFIERHAKLGPSEFATDGVFLSGLAHYPKPIDEAVAQGKAAASRAVALLAQGTVTTNGEVAAIDPMMCSACGTCVSICPYSAPSFMAEGRFAGKAEVNSALCKGCGLCVSSCRSGAIRLNGYDNDQIFAMIDAI
- a CDS encoding GNA1162 family protein, translated to MYEEQPLSILILPPMNESTAADAKEYYSTTIQEPLAYTGYYTFPYPLTTELLKMEGIYDSELLRDIPLVKFKEYFGADAVLFTTIKKWDLCYIVIAGNLTVSIDCVLKSTSTNEELWKYNGTTVVDLSGGNAGGGIAGLIASAIVTAVNSAIADYVPYARQANYSALHSLPYGKYHPKYNKDQNMEFIDQTPETQSEAQ
- a CDS encoding DUF4810 domain-containing protein, with product MTKIIRGTILGFLCLSMIGCAEKKMYVFGDYSQTLYAYEKNHDEASLVAHQQVLEKIITESGKQNTPVPPGINAELGFILIKKNQPQEAVYFFQAEAKQYPESELLMKRLIQMAKKRDGSESPPSIPEANQGQSDNEGESIEK
- a CDS encoding CsgG/HfaB family protein, producing the protein MKKRWPILCIILTTVVLFSSCATVEKTKIKKVKEAPKVSPTIKQETNAVNDKTRLKRKVAIARFSNETKYGQSFFLDDKNDRIGKQAVDILSSKLVETDKFILIERADLDKITKELQMEEMGPLKNMADYLIIGSVTEFGRKDQGKVGIFSRTRRQVAFAKVHIRLIDVRTGKIIYSEEGEGEASTESGSVFGVGERAGYDSSINDKALDAAITNLSSNIIENLLDRPWRSYILGAEENLLIISGGPSQKIKAGDIFNVIKEGKKVKNPQTNMMITLPGKTVGKIQTVSSAGDRPETEVSFCKIIEGDFSVFIRSGDFSSLYIQEN